In Rhizobium sp. ARZ01, a genomic segment contains:
- a CDS encoding DUF3616 domain-containing protein: protein MKPGKIKPNYFAERPPRGGEPYNASDIVAIDDSRFLFCDNNIGDALFELRLGSDGQAASPIARRPIEGISAASVDDLEAMALVEDQGRRFILAISSLSLKRRKSGKKKAARHGEEVPARDGLLRIAIDGEGRLQAELLQGFRAWLIDNAPELGQAPNCLPDDGGLNIEGLGWHPAERILLLGLRTPVIDRRPIILRVRVNDVGGPWTLGNFEMLPAILLGIDQEQDDQGIRGIEYNTSEGDFLIIVGNATSASKAPFNLYRWDGNTDGAVERVDDVRFHKKMRVEGVARGTIGGRAATVFVDDAGGYQILWNRSE, encoded by the coding sequence GATCGACGATTCACGCTTTCTGTTTTGCGACAACAATATTGGTGATGCTCTCTTTGAATTGCGGCTTGGTTCCGACGGTCAGGCTGCAAGTCCAATTGCGCGGCGACCGATAGAAGGGATCTCAGCAGCAAGTGTCGATGACCTGGAGGCAATGGCTTTGGTTGAGGATCAAGGCCGCAGGTTCATCCTTGCCATTTCATCGCTAAGCCTTAAGCGGAGGAAGTCGGGCAAGAAGAAGGCAGCGCGGCACGGCGAGGAGGTGCCGGCCAGGGACGGTCTGCTGCGAATTGCCATTGATGGTGAAGGGAGGCTTCAAGCTGAGCTGCTCCAGGGGTTTCGCGCTTGGTTGATCGACAACGCGCCGGAATTGGGCCAGGCACCCAATTGCTTGCCTGACGATGGAGGGTTGAACATTGAGGGGCTTGGCTGGCATCCCGCGGAGCGCATCCTCCTGCTTGGCTTGCGGACGCCTGTGATAGACCGCCGACCGATTATTCTTCGCGTGCGCGTGAATGACGTTGGCGGTCCGTGGACGTTGGGCAATTTTGAGATGCTCCCGGCGATTTTGCTTGGAATTGACCAGGAACAAGATGACCAGGGAATTCGGGGTATCGAGTACAATACCTCTGAAGGTGACTTTCTCATCATCGTGGGAAACGCCACCAGCGCATCGAAGGCGCCCTTCAATCTCTACCGATGGGACGGCAATACTGACGGCGCAGTTGAGCGCGTCGACGATGTACGCTTTCACAAGAAAATGAGAGTTGAAGGAGTCGCACGTGGGACCATCGGCGGCCGTGCTGCCACAGTGTTCGTTGATGACGCCGGTGGATACCAGATCCTTTGGAATCGGTCCGAGTGA